gattaaatatagtctataataaaaaatttatttttacagaTATGATACTGCGCTGAGAATCAATACTATCGGAGCTGCGAACGTTTTAAAATTTGCGGCTAAATGCACCCAATTGGTTGTCTTCCTCCACGTGTCTACCGGTTagcattattattatattgttttactagtattataatatggaattaatatgaaatattggaattaatttgaaaatcacTTTAATTGAGATATCCAACACTAGCCAATGAAGtaagtctaggaattaaagtACCATCTTCaattgtattccttttttaatttcttaaattagtaaaatttacacttttaatctcttttaatttaacttattaaatgctactatcattttcttaaatcacgtaaaaaaaacatttaatctgaaatggagagagtaagaAAAGTAAGAATGCCAATTACAATGAAAGGTTACTTAAAAGGGGAAGCACGACGAATAGATGTATGTCATAGTGTACTGACGAATTGGCCGTCGGCAAAAGCTCTGATGGGCATTATTCGTCGCTAATGaagttatttatataattgcaCATATGATCTAAACAAGTGTATAAAATTAGCATATGTATGTGGAGAGAGGGAGGGACTGATTTTGGAGACACAGTTGAAGTTGGGCGACAGTCTTAATGGAATGCATGGACTCAATATTGAGACAGAGAAGGAAATTATTCACAATAAATTACAACAATTATACAATGATGGAGCTTCTGAAAAGCAAATTACAATGGAGATGAAGGATTTAGGCATTGAAAGGTCAGTACAAATTTCACCTTTGATTAACTAAACCAagctcatttttttcaaaacaaaaatccatatgatatgatcatatattttttttgttttttttttttttggtgttttgcTTTTTGATAGAGCAAGAAAGTATGGATGGCCAAATACATACTCATTCACAAAGGCAATGGGAGAAATGTTGTTGGGACATTTGAAAATTAACATCCCTATTGTAATAATTCGTCCTTCTATTATCACTAGTACTTTGAGAGAACCCTTTTCTGGCTGGCTTGAAGGGGTCaggtaatatatatatatataataataataataataataataataataatttacaaatatatttttggcaGACACATTGATAGCTTTGTGGTGGGATATGGAAAGGGCAAAATGAGTTGCTTTCCTGGCGATCCTCAAACTATAACCGACTTGGTAAGTTGcattgcttttttttaattttttttttattttcacttataaaacaaattctaTTGTAATGAATATTTTTGATGCAGATTCCATCAGATATGGTAGTGAATGCTATGATAGCATCAATGGCGGCGCCCGCGGGCGAAGCAGCGCTGACTATCTACCATGTCGGGTCTTCGATGTCGAATCCAGTGACGTATCAACGTCTTCAAGATTATGGCCTGCTTTTCTTCACAACGCAGCCGTGGAAAGCCAAGGATGGCAAGCCTATTGTTGTCGGAAGGGCCACGCAGTTGCCCACTAGGGTTGCGGTCCGAACATACATGGAACTCCATTACTTGCTTCCCCTTAAGGTTAGTTCAGTCTTCcgtcttataaaaatagtgtTATAAGCATAGAATGAATCTCACTATAAAAGATAGCAGTATTagtaatgattaaaaaatatatcgtTGATGAAAAAAGGAAGGGAGAATGATTgtcattataaaaatagttgctaaaaaatatgagaagcAAAGAATTAGACTATTTTTACGGACAAAAGGAGTAATATTCACCGGTGGCGGACACACAATAATGTCACAAGGGTGTTAAGCCCcttccaaaatcaaataaatataattagtattttagtattatcaaatatttgatattttgtgtaaattattgtaaaaaaCTCCTattatcaaaacaaattatatgaaaactCTTCTTTCAACATTTCAAATACGAAACATAGATTATATACAGTCTACACCGAGAACAAATTTCTGCGTCCGACCCTACATTTAGCTAATATTTATGTGTTGATGGAATTTTGTTCCTTAACAGATTCTTAGCCTTGTAAACACAGCGAGCTGCAACTATTTTCAAAGGGCCTATCTAGATCTTTCTAGAAAGGTTATGTTTTTGATGCGTTTGGTCGAACTCTTTAGCCCCTATCTCTTCTTCAAGGGAGTGTAAGTAcacaaaaatgaatatatttttaattttgtatttcgaTTAATCCAATTTGTATGTATTATGTATGTGTATATGCAGATTTGATGACATGAACACTGAAAAATTGAGGAGGGTAGTAAAGGAGAGGTGTGGAATTGATGAGGATGAGATGTTCTACTTTGATccaaaaatcatcaattgGGATGATTATTTTGTCAACACACACATTGCTGGTGTTGTCAAATATGCTTTCAAACGTTGATTGCTACAAATAAGtttgaatatttcaatacTATTTGATAGTTGTTTGAGTTGTATTTATTGGactattatatatacataagcttttgtgaattaattggGTGTCATGTATATGAT
The genomic region above belongs to Salvia hispanica cultivar TCC Black 2014 chromosome 3, UniMelb_Shisp_WGS_1.0, whole genome shotgun sequence and contains:
- the LOC125215056 gene encoding fatty acyl-CoA reductase 3-like isoform X1: MELQSILHFLENKSILVTGATGVLAKVFIEKILRVQPNVKKLYLLIRAADSASALHRFNTEVIGKELFKVVREKYGGKLNSLIQEKVIVLFGDITCDSFGLDSNTLENLFGQVNVVINLAATTNFDERYDTALRINTIGAANVLKFAAKCTQLVVFLHVSTAYVCGEREGLILETQLKLGDSLNGMHGLNIETEKEIIHNKLQQLYNDGASEKQITMEMKDLGIERARKYGWPNTYSFTKAMGEMLLGHLKINIPIVIIRPSIITSTLREPFSGWLEGVRHIDSFVVGYGKGKMSCFPGDPQTITDLIPSDMVVNAMIASMAAPAGEAALTIYHVGSSMSNPVTYQRLQDYGLLFFTTQPWKAKDGKPIVVGRATQLPTRVAVRTYMELHYLLPLKILSLVNTASCNYFQRAYLDLSRKVMFLMRLVELFSPYLFFKGVFDDMNTEKLRRVVKERCGIDEDEMFYFDPKIINWDDYFVNTHIAGVVKYAFKR
- the LOC125215056 gene encoding fatty acyl-CoA reductase 3-like isoform X2, with the protein product MELQSILHFLENKSILVTGATGVLAKVFIEKILRVQPNVKKLYLLIRAADSASALHRFNTEVIGKELFKVVREKYGGKLNSLIQEKVIVLFGDITCDSFGLDSNTLENLFGQVNVVINLAATTNFDERYDTALRINTIGAANVLKFAAKCTQLVVFLHVSTAYVCGEREGLILETQLKLGDSLNGMHGLNIETEKEIIHNKLQQLYNDGASEKQITMEMKDLGIERHIDSFVVGYGKGKMSCFPGDPQTITDLIPSDMVVNAMIASMAAPAGEAALTIYHVGSSMSNPVTYQRLQDYGLLFFTTQPWKAKDGKPIVVGRATQLPTRVAVRTYMELHYLLPLKILSLVNTASCNYFQRAYLDLSRKVMFLMRLVELFSPYLFFKGVFDDMNTEKLRRVVKERCGIDEDEMFYFDPKIINWDDYFVNTHIAGVVKYAFKR